One part of the Coprobacter tertius genome encodes these proteins:
- the atpB gene encoding F0F1 ATP synthase subunit A: MKNKVICLVIGFLTLFITGVFAAGNNEGEEKPFDAKEAIFEHLLDNYGWELPFSHENRMPLPVIVRDHNGKWNIFSSQKLEHGQSYNGFYIASEGDHKGKIVGIDDNGNAYRPLDFSITKNVMALIVAAFLICLCIFPLARWYRKHPYKAPRRWLGSIEFVIDFVYGGVIRPILGKEATKFAPYLLTLFFFILGINILGMIVVFPGGANLSGNISVTLVLAVCTFLVVNLTGTKHYWKEIFWPDVPTWIKFPMPIMPLIEVFGVITKPVALMIRLFANMLGGHLIVLVLISLIFIFGTMGVAVLSGTTVLSVAFSVFMNVLHFLICFIQAYVFTMLSALFISLARVKEEHH; this comes from the coding sequence ATGAAGAATAAAGTAATTTGTTTGGTCATAGGTTTTCTTACTCTGTTTATTACGGGAGTATTTGCTGCCGGGAACAACGAAGGAGAAGAAAAGCCTTTTGATGCCAAAGAGGCTATTTTCGAGCATCTTCTCGATAATTACGGGTGGGAGTTGCCTTTCTCTCACGAAAATCGTATGCCCTTACCGGTCATCGTTCGTGACCATAACGGAAAATGGAATATCTTCAGTTCTCAGAAACTCGAGCACGGACAGTCATATAATGGTTTTTATATAGCGTCAGAGGGAGATCATAAAGGGAAAATCGTAGGTATCGATGATAACGGAAACGCATATCGTCCTCTCGATTTTTCGATTACAAAAAATGTAATGGCTCTTATAGTGGCGGCCTTCCTTATTTGTCTATGCATTTTCCCCTTGGCTCGTTGGTATCGTAAACACCCTTACAAAGCTCCCCGTCGTTGGCTCGGTTCTATCGAGTTTGTAATCGATTTCGTATATGGGGGAGTGATAAGACCTATTCTGGGTAAGGAGGCTACGAAGTTTGCACCATATTTACTGACTCTTTTTTTCTTTATACTCGGTATAAATATACTCGGTATGATCGTAGTATTTCCGGGAGGGGCCAATTTGTCGGGAAACATTTCGGTAACACTTGTTTTGGCAGTATGTACGTTTTTGGTAGTGAATCTTACCGGAACCAAACATTATTGGAAGGAGATCTTTTGGCCCGATGTGCCTACTTGGATTAAGTTTCCGATGCCGATCATGCCGTTGATCGAAGTATTTGGTGTAATTACTAAGCCGGTAGCATTGATGATTCGTCTTTTTGCCAATATGCTCGGCGGACATCTTATAGTACTGGTCTTAATTTCTTTGATATTTATTTTCGGAACAATGGGAGTTGCGGTACTTAGCGGGACGACTGTATTATCGGTCGCATTTTCGGTATTTATGAATGTATTGCATTTCCTTATTTGTTTTATTCAAGCATATGTATTCACGATGCTTTCGGCTCTCTTTATTAGTTTAGCGAGAGTAAAAGAAGAGCATCATTGA
- the atpC gene encoding ATP synthase F1 subunit epsilon → MDLEIISSEKVLFRGKVRRVTLPGTMGSFTVLEDHASLLSTLTPGVIEYEAEGEVKTVPIDGGFVDVNNNRVAVCLQ, encoded by the coding sequence ATGGATCTCGAAATTATTTCTTCAGAAAAAGTACTCTTTAGAGGTAAAGTACGTCGGGTTACTCTTCCCGGTACGATGGGGTCTTTTACGGTTCTCGAAGACCATGCTTCGTTGCTTTCGACTCTTACGCCCGGAGTAATTGAATATGAGGCCGAAGGAGAAGTAAAAACGGTGCCTATCGATGGCGGATTTGTAGATGTAAATAATAATCGTGTTGCGGTATGTCTGCAATGA
- the atpD gene encoding F0F1 ATP synthase subunit beta: MRDKFGYITQVIGPVVDVSFEDSELPPIYSALKIEREDGADLIVEVEQHIGESTVRCVAMDTTDGLQRGMKVIDLGRPLSMPTGSQIKGRLMNVTGDAIDHLPALDYTHLQPIHRPAPKFEDLSINTEFLFTGIKVIDLLEPYSKGGKIGLFGGAGVGKTVLIMEMINNIAKGHNGFSVFAGVGERTREGNDLLREMIESGVIKYGEKFKEEMEKGNWDLSKVDLDELKTSQASLVFGQMNEPPGARLRVALSGLTVAEQFRDSNEGGKEILFFIDNIFRFTQAGSEVSALLGRMPSAVGYQPTLASEMGALQERITSTKTGSITSVQAIYVPADDLTDPAPATTFNFLDATTVLSRKITELGIYPAVDPLESTSRILDPLIIGEDHYNTAQAVKQLLQHYNELQDIIAILGVDELSDEDKLVVARARRAQRFLSQPFHVAEQFTGLPGVMVPLEETIRGFKMILSGEMDGYPEQAFMNVGTIDEAIAKGEKMMEQAKENK, translated from the coding sequence ATGAGAGATAAATTTGGATATATAACTCAGGTTATCGGTCCTGTCGTCGATGTTTCTTTCGAAGATAGCGAATTGCCTCCCATCTATTCGGCTCTGAAGATCGAGCGGGAAGACGGGGCAGATCTTATCGTGGAAGTAGAACAACACATTGGCGAAAGTACGGTACGCTGCGTTGCCATGGATACTACCGATGGTTTGCAGCGCGGTATGAAAGTCATCGATTTGGGACGTCCGTTGTCTATGCCTACCGGCTCGCAGATTAAAGGTCGTCTGATGAACGTAACCGGTGATGCAATCGACCACCTTCCGGCTCTCGATTATACCCATTTGCAGCCCATACACCGCCCTGCTCCAAAATTTGAAGATCTGTCTATCAATACCGAATTTTTATTTACCGGGATTAAGGTAATCGACTTGCTCGAGCCTTATTCTAAAGGAGGTAAGATCGGTTTGTTCGGTGGCGCTGGTGTAGGAAAGACCGTGCTTATTATGGAAATGATAAATAATATAGCAAAAGGTCATAACGGATTTTCTGTATTTGCAGGCGTTGGGGAACGTACTCGTGAAGGGAACGACCTGTTGCGTGAAATGATTGAATCGGGCGTAATCAAATACGGAGAGAAGTTTAAAGAGGAAATGGAGAAAGGTAATTGGGATCTCAGTAAAGTAGATCTCGATGAATTAAAAACCTCTCAGGCTTCGTTGGTGTTTGGGCAGATGAACGAACCTCCCGGAGCACGTTTAAGAGTAGCACTTTCCGGGCTTACTGTTGCCGAACAGTTTCGCGATTCGAATGAAGGAGGAAAAGAAATTCTTTTCTTTATCGATAATATATTCCGTTTTACGCAAGCTGGTTCCGAGGTTTCGGCTTTGTTGGGACGTATGCCTTCTGCTGTCGGTTATCAACCGACGCTGGCTTCTGAAATGGGAGCTTTGCAGGAACGTATTACTTCAACAAAGACCGGATCTATTACTTCTGTACAAGCAATTTACGTGCCGGCCGATGACCTTACCGACCCTGCTCCTGCTACGACATTTAACTTCCTCGATGCAACGACGGTATTGAGTCGTAAGATAACCGAGTTGGGAATATATCCGGCAGTAGATCCGTTGGAATCTACTTCGCGTATTCTCGATCCTCTGATTATTGGTGAAGATCATTATAATACCGCACAGGCTGTTAAACAGTTGTTACAGCACTATAACGAGTTACAGGATATTATTGCTATTTTAGGCGTGGACGAATTGTCGGATGAGGATAAACTTGTCGTTGCTCGTGCACGTCGTGCACAACGCTTCTTGTCACAGCCATTCCATGTTGCCGAACAGTTTACAGGACTTCCCGGTGTAATGGTGCCGCTGGAAGAAACGATTCGGGGCTTCAAGATGATTCTCAGCGGAGAAATGGACGGATATCCCGAACAGGCGTTTATGAATGTGGGAACAATCGATGAAGCGATCGCCAAAGGCGAAAAAATGATGGAACAAGCAAAAGAAAATAAATAA
- the nuoH gene encoding NADH-quinone oxidoreductase subunit NuoH — MFDFSVITHWIDATLRSWMPGGAALFVEFVLVGVALLLTYAVIALALIYAERKVCAFFQCRIGPNRVGPYGIIQSVADMFKMLIKELIEIKHVDKFLFNLAPYIVVVSSMLAFGCLPFGRGLQVIDFNIGIFFIMAVSSIGVVGILLAGWSSNNKFTLIGAMRSGAQMISYELSIGLSFLTVVIFAGTMQTSAIVEAQNSGWFLFRGHLPAVVAFIIYLVAGSAETNRGPFDLPEAESELTAGYHTEYSGIHFGFYYLAEYLNLFIVSGIATLLFLGGWMPLHIGGWEGFNQVMDYIPSVIWFFGKTAVVMFISMWFKWTFPRLRIDQLLRLEWKYLVPISLVNLFVMVLIVIFGLHF, encoded by the coding sequence ATGTTCGATTTTTCAGTCATAACCCATTGGATAGATGCTACGTTGCGGTCGTGGATGCCTGGCGGTGCAGCACTCTTTGTCGAATTCGTTCTGGTGGGTGTCGCGTTATTATTGACTTACGCCGTAATCGCATTGGCGTTGATTTATGCCGAACGTAAAGTTTGTGCTTTTTTCCAGTGCCGTATCGGGCCGAACCGTGTAGGACCTTATGGAATTATACAGAGTGTTGCTGACATGTTTAAAATGTTGATAAAAGAACTTATTGAAATAAAACATGTCGATAAATTCCTTTTTAACCTGGCTCCTTATATTGTGGTCGTATCATCGATGCTTGCTTTCGGATGTTTACCTTTCGGACGCGGATTGCAGGTAATCGATTTTAATATTGGGATATTCTTTATTATGGCCGTTTCTTCGATCGGGGTGGTAGGTATTTTACTTGCAGGATGGTCGAGTAACAATAAATTTACGCTTATCGGGGCTATGCGAAGCGGTGCCCAGATGATAAGCTATGAATTGTCTATCGGGTTATCGTTTCTTACGGTAGTCATATTTGCCGGTACGATGCAGACTTCGGCAATTGTAGAAGCCCAAAATTCAGGATGGTTCCTCTTTCGAGGGCATCTTCCTGCAGTGGTCGCATTTATTATTTATTTGGTTGCCGGTTCAGCAGAAACCAACCGCGGTCCGTTCGACCTTCCAGAGGCAGAGTCGGAGTTGACGGCAGGTTATCATACAGAATATTCGGGAATACATTTCGGGTTTTATTATTTGGCCGAATACCTTAACCTCTTTATTGTATCGGGAATTGCGACATTGCTTTTCCTCGGGGGCTGGATGCCTTTGCATATCGGTGGTTGGGAAGGATTCAATCAGGTAATGGATTATATACCGTCTGTAATATGGTTTTTCGGTAAAACTGCGGTGGTAATGTTCATTTCGATGTGGTTTAAATGGACTTTTCCCCGTCTGCGTATCGATCAGTTATTACGACTCGAATGGAAATATCTGGTGCCCATCAGTCTTGTCAATCTTTTTGTGATGGTACTGATCGTAATATTCGGTTTGCATTTTTAA
- a CDS encoding NADH-quinone oxidoreductase subunit D, producing MGNIQEKISSFMPEAVFEEGQYLTVSVPSGKLHELARFLRDNEDLKFDNLASLIGNDWGETLGVVYYLNSTVYNHWVILKTETSDRENPLLYSVCDLWKSATLNEREVYDFYGIRFINHPDMRHLFLREDWVGFPFRKDYDANPELNPIPVDNEECNDKTIMLVETPDGKIEEKERILFEEDEYVINIGPQHPATHGVLRFKTSLDGENIKKIDVHSGYIHRGIEKLWESMTYPQTLHMTDRLDYLSAHNNRHALCLCIEKAMQLEVPERAQYIRTMMDELMRISSHLLFFATMCMDLGALTAFFYGFRDREKVLDIFEETCGARMTMNYDVIGGVIADLHPDFQRKVKDLIAYLPDKLKEYHQVFSGNVIAQQRLKGVGVLSREDAINYGVTGPSGRASGWACDVRKCTPYGVYDKVDFEEVLFTEGDSYARYLLRLKEVEQSLRILEQLVDNIPEGDYCAKTKPVIRVPEGRYFQQVEAARGAFGVYLESRGDKTPYRLKVTSPGLTLVGAIDHMTRGSKIADLIAIGGSLDYVVPDIDR from the coding sequence ATGGGAAATATACAAGAAAAAATATCCAGCTTTATGCCCGAAGCTGTTTTTGAAGAAGGCCAGTATCTGACGGTATCGGTGCCTTCGGGCAAATTGCACGAATTAGCCCGTTTTCTCCGTGATAACGAAGACCTGAAATTCGATAATTTGGCTTCGCTTATCGGAAATGATTGGGGTGAGACTCTCGGAGTTGTTTATTATCTTAATTCAACGGTTTATAATCATTGGGTCATTCTTAAAACAGAAACTTCCGATCGTGAGAATCCTTTGTTATATAGTGTTTGTGATCTTTGGAAAAGCGCTACGTTAAACGAACGGGAAGTTTATGATTTTTATGGAATACGGTTTATTAACCATCCCGATATGCGTCATCTTTTTTTACGGGAAGATTGGGTCGGTTTCCCTTTCCGTAAAGATTATGATGCTAATCCCGAACTGAACCCGATCCCTGTCGATAATGAGGAGTGCAATGATAAAACGATCATGTTGGTAGAAACTCCCGACGGAAAGATCGAAGAAAAAGAACGTATTCTATTTGAAGAAGACGAATATGTGATAAATATAGGGCCGCAGCATCCCGCGACACACGGAGTATTACGGTTTAAGACTTCGCTCGACGGTGAAAATATCAAAAAAATAGATGTACATAGCGGTTATATCCATCGCGGAATAGAAAAGTTATGGGAAAGCATGACTTATCCGCAAACTTTGCATATGACCGACCGTCTCGACTATCTTTCGGCTCATAATAACCGCCATGCGCTTTGTCTTTGTATAGAAAAAGCGATGCAACTGGAAGTTCCTGAAAGAGCGCAGTATATTCGTACGATGATGGACGAGCTGATGCGTATTTCCTCGCATTTATTGTTCTTTGCAACAATGTGTATGGACTTAGGTGCTCTTACTGCATTTTTTTACGGATTTCGCGACCGCGAGAAAGTTCTTGATATTTTCGAAGAAACTTGTGGCGCGCGAATGACGATGAATTATGATGTGATCGGAGGAGTTATTGCCGACCTGCATCCCGATTTTCAGCGTAAAGTAAAAGACCTTATCGCTTATTTACCCGATAAACTGAAAGAATATCATCAGGTATTTTCTGGAAATGTGATCGCTCAACAACGATTAAAAGGGGTAGGGGTACTTTCCCGCGAAGATGCGATTAATTATGGAGTGACCGGCCCTTCGGGACGGGCGTCCGGTTGGGCTTGCGATGTGCGTAAATGTACTCCTTACGGTGTTTATGATAAGGTAGATTTTGAAGAAGTGTTATTTACAGAGGGTGATTCTTACGCACGTTATCTGTTGCGTCTCAAAGAGGTAGAACAGTCGTTACGTATTCTCGAACAGTTGGTAGATAATATTCCTGAAGGGGATTATTGCGCAAAAACAAAACCGGTTATCAGAGTGCCGGAAGGTCGTTATTTTCAGCAAGTGGAAGCAGCCCGCGGAGCATTCGGCGTTTATCTTGAAAGCCGTGGCGATAAAACTCCGTATCGATTGAAAGTCACTTCTCCGGGATTGACGCTCGTTGGTGCGATCGACCACATGACGCGCGGATCAAAGATTGCCGACCTTATCGCTATCGGTGGATCACTCGATTATGTAGTACCCGATATCGACCGATGA
- a CDS encoding NADH-quinone oxidoreductase subunit B has product MEVKIKSMKHDDFKDNEYIDKLVQQLRESGTNVVVGSLDELINWGRSNSLWPLTFATSCCGIEFMSVGAARYDMARFGFEVARASPRQADFIMVAGTIVHKMAPVLKRLYDQMAEPKYVIAVGGCAISGGPFKNSYHVLKGVGEILPVDVYIPGCPPRPEAMLYGMMQLQRKVKAERFFGGVNRQEKRPKDFDK; this is encoded by the coding sequence ATGGAAGTGAAAATAAAATCAATGAAGCATGATGACTTCAAAGACAATGAATATATCGATAAGTTGGTTCAGCAGCTTCGTGAATCGGGTACCAATGTGGTGGTCGGAAGTCTTGATGAACTTATTAACTGGGGGCGTTCTAATTCTTTGTGGCCCCTTACGTTTGCAACCAGCTGTTGCGGTATCGAGTTCATGTCGGTGGGCGCAGCCCGTTACGATATGGCCCGTTTCGGCTTCGAGGTAGCGCGGGCTTCCCCTCGTCAGGCCGATTTTATTATGGTCGCAGGTACGATCGTTCATAAAATGGCACCGGTTCTTAAGCGTTTGTATGACCAAATGGCTGAACCAAAATATGTAATTGCCGTAGGAGGGTGTGCCATATCAGGGGGCCCCTTTAAAAATTCTTATCATGTGCTGAAAGGTGTAGGCGAGATTCTTCCGGTAGATGTTTATATTCCCGGTTGTCCTCCCCGTCCCGAAGCTATGCTTTACGGTATGATGCAACTACAACGTAAAGTAAAAGCCGAACGTTTCTTCGGTGGAGTTAACCGGCAAGAGAAGAGACCGAAAGATTTTGATAAATAA
- a CDS encoding NADH-quinone oxidoreductase subunit A, whose translation MNSALFVVVFLTGLALVAAALLVAGLIAPRSYNPQKGEAYECGIPTHGTSWMQFKVGYYLFAILFLMFDVETVFLFPWAVIVRDLGVAGLINILFFMIILIFGLAYAWRKGALEWK comes from the coding sequence ATGAATTCTGCATTATTTGTCGTTGTATTTCTTACAGGACTGGCCTTAGTGGCTGCAGCATTACTGGTAGCCGGACTTATTGCACCCCGGTCGTATAATCCGCAGAAAGGAGAAGCATACGAGTGTGGTATTCCAACTCATGGGACATCGTGGATGCAGTTTAAAGTAGGTTACTACCTGTTTGCCATTCTTTTTCTGATGTTCGACGTCGAAACCGTATTTTTATTCCCTTGGGCGGTGATCGTCAGAGATTTAGGGGTAGCCGGACTCATTAATATTTTGTTTTTCATGATAATCCTGATATTCGGATTAGCATATGCCTGGAGGAAAGGAGCGTTAGAATGGAAGTGA
- the meaB gene encoding methylmalonyl Co-A mutase-associated GTPase MeaB has translation MEHIENDSCFEGLAVNKGVEQPPSVNPYLNRMRKIKRRQYTAGEYIEGILKGDISILSQAVTLVESNLPDHQALAQEVIEKCLPYAGNSIRIGITGVPGSGKSTSIDVFGLHVLKKGGKLAVLAIDPSSERSKGSILGDKTRMEKLSIHPGAFIRPSPSAGSLGGVARKTRETIVLCEAAGFDTVFVETVGVGQSETAVHSMVDFFLLIQLAGTGDELQGIKRGIMEMADGIVINKADGDNIEKARLAQAQFKNALHLFPPTMSGWQPQVLTYSGYYELGIPEVWNMIDSYMEFVKKNGYFNHKRQEQAKYWMYETINEQLKEHFYRNNEIKEMLKIKESRILSDEQSSFTAARDVLDYYFKK, from the coding sequence ATGGAACACATTGAGAATGACTCCTGCTTTGAGGGACTTGCTGTAAATAAAGGTGTTGAACAACCTCCTTCTGTAAATCCTTATCTTAATCGTATGCGCAAAATAAAGCGGAGACAATATACGGCTGGAGAATACATAGAAGGAATATTGAAGGGAGATATCTCTATATTAAGCCAAGCGGTTACGTTAGTTGAAAGTAACTTGCCGGATCATCAGGCTTTAGCCCAGGAGGTGATAGAAAAATGCCTTCCGTATGCCGGAAATTCTATACGTATCGGAATAACCGGAGTTCCCGGATCGGGGAAAAGTACTTCTATCGATGTATTCGGTTTACATGTGCTTAAAAAAGGAGGTAAGTTGGCTGTTTTAGCCATCGATCCCAGTAGTGAACGTTCTAAAGGCAGTATATTGGGAGATAAAACTCGTATGGAGAAGCTTTCGATTCATCCCGGAGCATTCATTCGCCCTTCTCCTTCGGCCGGATCATTGGGAGGAGTAGCCCGTAAGACACGGGAAACAATTGTTTTATGTGAGGCTGCGGGCTTCGATACTGTATTTGTCGAAACCGTCGGAGTGGGACAATCGGAGACAGCGGTACATTCCATGGTCGATTTTTTTCTGTTAATACAATTGGCCGGGACCGGGGATGAGTTACAGGGAATAAAACGGGGCATAATGGAGATGGCTGACGGCATTGTCATCAATAAGGCCGATGGAGATAATATTGAAAAGGCTCGTTTGGCTCAGGCACAGTTCAAAAATGCTTTGCATCTTTTCCCTCCTACGATGTCGGGTTGGCAACCGCAGGTACTGACTTATTCGGGCTATTATGAATTGGGGATTCCTGAGGTATGGAATATGATCGATTCATATATGGAGTTTGTAAAGAAAAACGGTTATTTTAATCATAAACGTCAGGAACAGGCTAAATATTGGATGTACGAGACGATAAACGAACAATTAAAAGAGCATTTTTATCGGAATAATGAAATCAAAGAAATGCTTAAAATAAAAGAATCGCGTATTCTCTCTGACGAACAGAGTTCATTTACCGCGGCTCGGGATGTTCTCGACTATTATTTTAAAAAATGA
- a CDS encoding DUF1573 domain-containing protein, giving the protein MEIISRLYFFIILFSFSPLLLFAQSSPKIEFTETNHDFGSFSESIGSVTCEFKFKNTGDSPLVITRVTASCGCTRPEYPKEPIASGKTGKIKVTYNAKGRPGRFLKNVYVYANTDPDKQILYIKGNVNSEGRSTGALSGVKMEGITLKSTHLPFFEVYTRQPRVLSVGFENNTHSPLKLNFERVPLHLTVKQVPDVVAPGGKGEIEVEYDAAAAKDWGMRRDEFLIRFPGESMASPFNKITVSADIREDYSGLSEEQKEKAPKIVLDKNTVDFGDISGDKPVVAVVNITNEGKMNLQIRKVSNESSVMTATISRMSVQPGKTIQLKITVNPRKTRSRLLNQRVFIITNDPVTPTVSLPVIGNFK; this is encoded by the coding sequence ATGGAAATAATCAGTCGGTTATATTTTTTTATCATTCTTTTTTCTTTTTCTCCGCTTTTGTTATTTGCGCAGTCCAGCCCAAAAATAGAATTTACGGAGACGAACCATGATTTCGGCAGTTTTTCGGAAAGTATCGGTAGTGTGACATGTGAATTTAAATTTAAAAATACGGGAGATTCTCCGTTAGTGATCACTCGCGTAACAGCATCTTGCGGATGCACTCGTCCTGAATATCCCAAAGAACCGATAGCTTCTGGAAAAACCGGAAAAATAAAAGTAACATACAATGCGAAAGGGCGTCCGGGGCGTTTTCTGAAAAATGTTTACGTTTATGCTAATACCGATCCGGATAAACAAATTCTGTATATTAAAGGAAATGTAAATTCAGAGGGTAGGAGTACAGGGGCATTGAGCGGTGTAAAAATGGAGGGTATAACTCTTAAATCTACGCATTTGCCTTTTTTTGAAGTATATACTCGGCAGCCCAGAGTCTTATCGGTCGGCTTTGAAAACAATACGCATTCTCCTTTGAAATTAAATTTCGAGCGGGTGCCTCTTCATCTTACGGTCAAACAAGTTCCCGATGTCGTTGCTCCTGGTGGAAAGGGAGAAATTGAGGTTGAATATGATGCGGCTGCGGCAAAAGATTGGGGTATGCGTCGCGATGAATTTCTTATTCGGTTTCCAGGGGAATCTATGGCATCTCCTTTTAACAAGATAACGGTTTCGGCAGATATACGAGAGGATTATTCGGGTCTCTCAGAAGAACAAAAAGAAAAAGCTCCGAAAATTGTATTAGACAAGAATACCGTAGATTTTGGAGATATATCCGGAGATAAACCGGTCGTTGCTGTTGTGAATATTACCAACGAGGGGAAAATGAACTTGCAGATACGTAAAGTGTCTAATGAATCGTCTGTTATGACAGCAACTATATCGAGAATGAGCGTACAGCCGGGAAAAACGATACAATTAAAGATAACTGTAAATCCGCGTAAAACGCGCAGTCGGTTACTAAACCAACGAGTATTTATTATTACTAACGATCCTGTTACACCAACGGTTTCTTTACCGGTCATCGGTAATTTTAAATAA
- a CDS encoding DUF1573 domain-containing protein, with protein MKRIILFFAMILIGTTLAFAQKEARIQFKEITHSFGNVQESDGTVSCEFEFVNTGNAPLIIIRASASCGCTIPEYPQQPVAPGKKGIIKVTYNAKGRPGAFQKNVYVYSNTKPDKSILTIKGTVIPSVNKK; from the coding sequence ATGAAAAGAATAATCTTGTTTTTTGCGATGATTCTCATCGGTACTACGCTTGCGTTTGCTCAAAAAGAAGCGCGCATACAGTTTAAAGAAATTACACATAGCTTTGGTAACGTTCAGGAATCTGATGGTACTGTAAGTTGTGAATTTGAATTTGTGAATACAGGGAATGCACCTCTTATTATTATACGCGCTTCAGCTTCCTGTGGATGTACGATACCCGAATATCCGCAGCAGCCGGTTGCTCCCGGTAAAAAAGGTATTATAAAAGTAACTTATAATGCAAAAGGTCGTCCGGGAGCATTTCAGAAAAACGTTTATGTTTACAGTAATACTAAACCCGATAAATCGATATTGACGATTAAAGGGACGGTGATTCCGTCGGTAAATAAAAAATAA